The Candidatus Saccharibacteria bacterium genome has a segment encoding these proteins:
- a CDS encoding peptidoglycan bridge formation glycyltransferase FemA/FemB family protein — protein sequence MAKPTQKNILNNSGYIRFKQAHGWEYQQLELNELPAANLCVRTMPGVGRVGMIQAYTNELNAKELGQFTKQLKQLNLQVVKVFFVQPFDKKTFKRLDDLGWKPANHPKVPRSVMILTLGKDFEETSTQFTKQGRYEARKGAKEEVVVEELEVNQPNYQRLLPLIEATYKRAGIHRSMKEKTRGWDEYAKDGSLRFFIAHAEGEDLACATLVRDADTAWYLDGGSVPYRNQLYATQVLQNAVIKAAQESGVKYYDFLGVTPKVVRETGKQHSMDGVTKFKQKFCSDFYDYIGVYELPIKTKNYAVFKKLERYYVAIFKRLTGKYWY from the coding sequence ATGGCTAAACCAACGCAAAAAAATATTCTCAACAACTCGGGCTACATTCGCTTCAAGCAAGCTCATGGCTGGGAGTACCAACAACTGGAACTAAACGAGCTACCAGCGGCCAATTTATGTGTTCGTACCATGCCGGGTGTGGGTAGAGTTGGCATGATTCAGGCGTACACCAACGAGCTTAATGCTAAAGAGCTGGGGCAATTCACTAAGCAGCTCAAACAGCTTAATCTTCAAGTTGTTAAGGTGTTTTTCGTTCAGCCATTCGACAAAAAAACCTTTAAACGTCTTGACGATTTGGGTTGGAAACCAGCTAATCATCCAAAAGTGCCTCGTTCTGTGATGATTTTAACTCTCGGTAAAGATTTTGAAGAAACTTCTACTCAGTTTACTAAGCAGGGGCGATACGAAGCTCGCAAAGGCGCTAAAGAGGAAGTAGTTGTTGAAGAGCTCGAAGTAAATCAGCCTAACTATCAGCGTCTACTGCCCTTAATTGAAGCCACCTACAAACGAGCAGGGATACATCGGTCAATGAAAGAAAAAACTCGTGGCTGGGACGAATACGCTAAAGATGGTTCATTGCGTTTTTTTATAGCACACGCAGAAGGGGAAGACTTAGCCTGCGCAACACTCGTTCGTGATGCCGACACCGCCTGGTATTTAGATGGCGGCAGTGTGCCATATCGCAACCAGCTTTATGCAACACAAGTCTTGCAAAATGCTGTCATTAAAGCCGCTCAAGAGTCTGGCGTAAAATATTATGACTTTCTAGGCGTTACACCTAAGGTTGTCCGCGAAACAGGCAAGCAACACTCCATGGACGGTGTCACCAAGTTTAAGCAAAAGTTTTGTAGTGACTTTTACGATTATATTGGGGTCTACGAGTTACCAATTAAAACAAAAAATTACGCAGTATTTAAAAAACTAGAACGCTACTATGTTGCAATTTTTAAGCGGTTAACAGGGAAGTACTGGTATTGA